The Pseudorasbora parva isolate DD20220531a chromosome 16, ASM2467924v1, whole genome shotgun sequence genome includes a region encoding these proteins:
- the polr2i gene encoding DNA-directed RNA polymerase II subunit RPB9 isoform X3, producing MELEGGNYEPGFVGIRFCQECNNMLYPKEDKENRILLYACRNCDYQQEADNSCIYVNKITHEVDELTQIIADVAQDPTLPRTEDHPCPKCGHKEAVFFQSHSMKAEDAMRLYYVCTAPHCGHRWTE from the exons ATGGAATTGGAAGGTGGAAATTATGAACCTGGTTTTGTGGGCATCAGGTTCTGTCAGGAGTG TAATAACATGTTGTATCCTAAAGAGGATAAAGAAAATCGCATTCTGCTCTATGCT TGCAGAAACTGTGACTATCAACAGGAAGCCGACAACAGCTGCATCTATGTGAACAAAATCACCCATGAGGTTGA TGAACTCACTCAGATTATTGCAGACGTGGCCCAAGATCCAACACTGCCTCGGACAGAGGACCACCCGTGCCCAAA GTGTGGCCACAAGGAGGCAGTGTTCTTCCAGTCTCACAGCATGAAGGCTGAG GATGCCATGAGGCTTTACTATGTCTGCACCGCCCCACACTGTGGCCACAGATGGACTGAATGA
- the polr2i gene encoding DNA-directed RNA polymerase II subunit RPB9 isoform X2, translating to MNLVLWASGSVRSAATHMNLSPSHHSNNMLYPKEDKENRILLYACRNCDYQQEADNSCIYVNKITHEVDELTQIIADVAQDPTLPRTEDHPCPKCGHKEAVFFQSHSMKAEDAMRLYYVCTAPHCGHRWTE from the exons ATGAACCTGGTTTTGTGGGCATCAGGTTCTGTCAGGAGTG CAGCGACTCATATGaatctctctccctctcaccACAGTAATAACATGTTGTATCCTAAAGAGGATAAAGAAAATCGCATTCTGCTCTATGCT TGCAGAAACTGTGACTATCAACAGGAAGCCGACAACAGCTGCATCTATGTGAACAAAATCACCCATGAGGTTGA TGAACTCACTCAGATTATTGCAGACGTGGCCCAAGATCCAACACTGCCTCGGACAGAGGACCACCCGTGCCCAAA GTGTGGCCACAAGGAGGCAGTGTTCTTCCAGTCTCACAGCATGAAGGCTGAG GATGCCATGAGGCTTTACTATGTCTGCACCGCCCCACACTGTGGCCACAGATGGACTGAATGA
- the polr2i gene encoding DNA-directed RNA polymerase II subunit RPB9 isoform X1 yields MNLVLWASGSVRSAAATHMNLSPSHHSNNMLYPKEDKENRILLYACRNCDYQQEADNSCIYVNKITHEVDELTQIIADVAQDPTLPRTEDHPCPKCGHKEAVFFQSHSMKAEDAMRLYYVCTAPHCGHRWTE; encoded by the exons ATGAACCTGGTTTTGTGGGCATCAGGTTCTGTCAGGAGTG cAGCAGCGACTCATATGaatctctctccctctcaccACAGTAATAACATGTTGTATCCTAAAGAGGATAAAGAAAATCGCATTCTGCTCTATGCT TGCAGAAACTGTGACTATCAACAGGAAGCCGACAACAGCTGCATCTATGTGAACAAAATCACCCATGAGGTTGA TGAACTCACTCAGATTATTGCAGACGTGGCCCAAGATCCAACACTGCCTCGGACAGAGGACCACCCGTGCCCAAA GTGTGGCCACAAGGAGGCAGTGTTCTTCCAGTCTCACAGCATGAAGGCTGAG GATGCCATGAGGCTTTACTATGTCTGCACCGCCCCACACTGTGGCCACAGATGGACTGAATGA
- the pglyrp5 gene encoding peptidoglycan recognition protein 5 has product MDGHTPVETLDMNSVVSRRAWNAVDPRDKAAMKSPAHTVVVHHTALPQPRDIVPQLAHIQRMHMQERGFDDIGYNFLISGDGVVYEGRGWGIVGAHAKDHNSYSVGIALMGNFNDELPSSASLLALLRLLHTGVLHGHVRPNFELIGHRDVAKTECPGEHLYSQLPKLREQLQNL; this is encoded by the exons ATGGACGGACACACACCTGTAGAAACACTGGACATGAATTCGG TTGTGAGTCGTCGTGCTTGGAACGCAGTGGATCCTCGAGACAAGGCAGCGATGAAGAGTCCCGCACATACTGTGGTCGTCCACCACACAGCGCTCCCGCAACCGCGCGACATCGTCCCTCAGCTCGCTCACATCCAGCGCATGCACATGCAAGAGAGGGGCTTCGACGATATCGGTTACAA CTTTCTGATCTCTGGAGATGGGGTGGTGTATGAAGGGCGGGGATGGGGGATTGTAGGGGCCCATGCAAAGGATCATAACTCATATTCTGTTGGCATCGCACTCATGGGCAACTTCAACG ATGAATTGCCCAGTTCTGCCTCGCTGTTGGCTCTGCTGAGACTGCTGCACACTGGAGTGCTTCACGGTCATGTGCGCCCCAATTTTGAGCTTATAGGACATAGAGACGTTGCAAAAACTGAGTGTCCGGGGGAACATTTATACTCTCAGCTACCAAAACTAAGAGAGCAATTACAAAACCTCTGA
- the foxg1c gene encoding forkhead box protein G1c gives MEELKTPVSFFHKSSFSISSLLLRHERARNDSSAAQEAPRSRAAKPPARSHHHQSTDGKEKPIPKRNEANRADKKDSGGVGEPKCEGTDGQSQEKKSKPDKPPFSYNALIMMAIRQSPERRLTLNGIYEFIMGNFPYYRENRQGWQNSIRHNLSLNKCFVKVPRHYDDPGKGNYWMLDPSSDDVFIGGTTGKLRRRSTAASRAKLAMKRGARLSSTATTAAGLAFAGSFYWPVPPFMTLQHRHPNSAAHHNNYAASVLSQSSRHFSSVGPAAERLLLPSAQDATYYGMGCEQMTSTSSFTASASVPLPLSSPRSFNLLSNQSSYFYSHQVPHTAGLSPWSQEESYLSKTSPSGQFFPGKPSPSSEYVGGLCTDIPSYFPHFNTASSMH, from the coding sequence ATGGAGGAACTAAAAACCCCAGTTAGTTTTTTTCACAAGTCGTCATTCAGCATTAGCAGCTTATTGCTCCGACACGAGCGCGCGAGGAACGACTCGAGCGCCGCGCAGGAAGCACCGCGCTCTCGTGCCGCAAAGCCACCTGCGCGCTCCCATCACCATCAGTCAACTGATGGAAAAGAGAAGCCGATCCCAAAGCGGAACGAAGCGAACAGAGCGGATAAAAAGGATTCTGGGGGAGTTGGAGAGCCAAAGTGTGAAGGAACAGATGGACAGTCACAGGAGAAGAAGAGTAAACCCGATAAGCCTCCGTTTAGTTATAACGCGCTTATCATGATGGCTATCCGCCAGAGCCCGGAGCGACGGCTCACTCTCAACGGCATCTATGAGTTCATCATGGGCAACTTCCCGTACTACCGAGAAAACaggcagggttggcagaactCCATCCGACACAACCTAAGCCTCAACAAGTGCTTCGTCAAGGTCCCGCGCCACTACGATGACCCGGGGAAAGGCAACTACTGGATGCTCGACCCGTCCAGCGATGACGTGTTCATCGGCGGAACCACTGGAAAACTGAGGCGCCGGTCTACAGCGGCGTCTCGCGCCAAGCTGGCCATGAAGAGAGGCGCGCGGCTGTCCTCCACCGCGACCACCGCCGCAGGACTGGCTTTCGCTGGCTCGTTTTACTGGCCCGTTCCGCCGTTCATGACCCTCCAGCACCGTCACCCGAACTCCGCGGCTCACCACAACAACTACGCCGCGTCGGTTTTGTCCCAGAGCTCGCGTCACTTCAGCTCGGTCGGTCCCGCTGCGGAAAGACTGCTCCTCCCGTCCGCCCAAGATGCGACTTACTATGGAATGGGATGTGAACAGATGACCTCCACCTCCTCGTTCACCGCGTCTGCCTCTGTGCCTCTGCCTCTCTCTTCCCCCCGCTCTTTTAATTTACTTTCCAATCAGTCCAGTTACTTTTACTCTCACCAGGTGCCCCACACTGCGGGACTGTCACCCTGGTCGCAGGAGGAATCTTACCTCTCCAAAACATCTCCCTCTGGACAGTTTTTCCCTGGAAAGCCATCTCCTTCTTCTGAATACGTCGGGGGACTATGTACAGACATTCCCAGTTATTTTCCTCATTTTAACACAGCCAGCTCCATGCACTGA